A stretch of the bacterium genome encodes the following:
- a CDS encoding response regulator, with amino-acid sequence MADLSGKKVLVVDDEDSIREIYRRELQTHGFEVVVAADGEEGLLKAGEAIPDIILLDIMLPKMSGIDVLKALKENQLTKNVPVLLLTNLGEETIIKEGFELGADGYLLKVSYTPAQVVDEVTKFLSDNNS; translated from the coding sequence ATGGCCGATCTTTCTGGAAAAAAAGTTCTAGTGGTTGATGATGAAGACTCAATTCGTGAGATTTATCGTCGTGAACTGCAAACCCACGGTTTTGAAGTAGTTGTAGCGGCCGATGGGGAAGAGGGTTTACTGAAAGCGGGGGAGGCGATTCCCGACATTATTTTACTCGACATTATGCTTCCCAAGATGAGTGGTATTGACGTTCTCAAAGCTCTCAAAGAAAATCAACTGACCAAGAACGTTCCAGTTCTACTGCTGACCAATCTTGGTGAAGAAACAATCATCAAAGAGGGTTTTGAGCTGGGCGCAGACGGGTATCTCCTCAAAGTTTCTTACACTCCCGCCCAAGTCGTCGACGAGGTCACCAAGTTTTTGTCAGACAACAATTCCTAA